One genomic region from Hyalangium ruber encodes:
- a CDS encoding adenylosuccinate synthase: MPNVVVVGAQWGDEGKGKVVDLLTEHAQVVVRFQGGNNAGHTLVVGGQKTVLHLIPSGILHPGKTCVIGNGVVVDPAVLVGEIDALKTRGFLKDDAHLLISDNAHVIFPWHKLLDTYREKARGGSAIGTTGRGIGPAYEDKVARRGIRVRDLLQPARLQKRIEERLPVALEELRELCRQANEAVPTLDVATLASDFSALGERLRPHVGDASLFLAGQVARGARILFEGAQGTLLDVDHGTYPYVTSSNCVAGNAAVGSGLGPTAIDKVMGISKAYTTRVGGGPFPTELTDALGDQLRKVGDEFGATTGRPRRCGWLDGVVLRYAVRVNGLGSLALTKMDVLSGIKSLQLCNAYELDGQRITELPGDYEDLGRVKPIYETMPGWDEKLAGVRTFDELPENAKRYVRRVEEISGVPVTCISVGADRGETVLLQNPFRG; this comes from the coding sequence ATGCCGAACGTCGTCGTCGTTGGAGCGCAGTGGGGAGATGAGGGCAAGGGCAAGGTCGTCGACCTGCTCACGGAGCACGCCCAGGTGGTGGTGCGTTTCCAGGGTGGCAACAACGCGGGCCATACCCTGGTGGTGGGCGGGCAGAAGACGGTGTTGCACCTGATCCCCTCGGGCATCCTGCACCCGGGCAAGACCTGCGTGATTGGCAACGGGGTGGTGGTGGATCCGGCGGTGCTCGTCGGGGAGATCGACGCGCTCAAGACGCGCGGCTTCCTGAAGGATGACGCGCACCTGCTCATCTCGGACAACGCGCACGTCATCTTCCCGTGGCACAAGCTGCTGGACACCTACCGGGAGAAGGCTCGCGGGGGCAGCGCCATCGGCACCACGGGGCGCGGCATCGGCCCGGCCTACGAGGACAAGGTGGCCCGCCGCGGTATCCGCGTGAGGGATCTCCTCCAGCCCGCGCGACTGCAGAAGCGCATCGAGGAGCGGCTGCCGGTGGCGTTGGAGGAGCTGCGCGAGCTGTGCCGGCAGGCGAACGAGGCGGTGCCGACGCTGGACGTCGCCACGCTGGCCTCGGACTTCTCCGCGCTGGGCGAGCGGCTGCGGCCCCATGTGGGAGACGCCTCGCTGTTCCTGGCGGGGCAGGTGGCGCGCGGCGCGCGAATCCTCTTCGAGGGCGCGCAGGGCACGCTGCTGGACGTGGACCACGGCACCTACCCGTACGTCACCAGCTCCAACTGCGTGGCGGGCAACGCGGCGGTGGGCTCGGGGCTGGGCCCCACGGCCATCGACAAGGTGATGGGCATCAGCAAGGCCTACACCACGCGCGTGGGCGGCGGCCCGTTCCCCACGGAGCTGACCGACGCGCTGGGCGACCAGCTGCGCAAGGTGGGAGACGAGTTCGGCGCGACGACGGGGCGCCCGCGGCGCTGCGGCTGGCTGGACGGCGTGGTGCTGCGCTACGCGGTGCGCGTCAACGGCCTGGGCAGCCTGGCGCTGACGAAGATGGATGTGCTGTCCGGCATCAAGTCGCTGCAGCTCTGCAACGCGTACGAGCTGGACGGCCAGCGCATCACCGAGCTGCCGGGAGACTACGAGGACCTGGGACGCGTGAAGCCCATCTACGAGACGATGCCGGGCTGGGACGAGAAGCTCGCGGGGGTGCGCACCTTCGATGAGCTGCCCGAGAACGCCAAGCGTTACGTGCGTCGCGTGGAGGAGATCTCCGGCGTGCCGGTGACGTGCATCTCCGTGGGCGCGGATCGCGGCGAGACGGTGCTGCTCCAGAACCCATTCCGCGGCTGA